A genomic region of Bactrocera dorsalis isolate Fly_Bdor chromosome 3, ASM2337382v1, whole genome shotgun sequence contains the following coding sequences:
- the LOC105230789 gene encoding trypsin-1-like produces MAYKYHWLAALILVHVFLHYGVASVVPATAATPTALRQDNIIGWITAIFRPNTTASPSTSATPATPMRNCPSCNCGSINTFHRIVGGMDTEVNEYPWMAMLMRRGDFYCGGALINDQYVLTAAHCVRGFNKRQISVRLLSHNRTDGRVSTIDRQLDKIMVHDGYSTRNLDNDIALLRFTEPVELRDPLRPVCLAEAGNTYDGELAVVTGWGAVKEGGFIADRLQEVQVPVMSQETCRKSKYGSDRITDNMLCAGYPEGGKDSCQGDSGGPLHIPNNATKAYQLAGVVSWGEGCARPNAPGVYTRVTQYLDWIETRTGDSCKCVAGSEAAESESSSTTQAAEIANSESSTQSVVDTTSTTAASESSNNQEGSAL; encoded by the exons ATGGCTTATAAATATCACTGGTTAGCTGCACTCATCCTTGTGCATGTCTTCTTGCACTACGGTGTCGCCTCAGTTGTGCCCGCTACCGCCGCAACACCAACAGCTCTGCGGCAGGATAATATTATAGGTTGGATCACAGCAATTTTCCGTCCAAACACCACCGCCTCACCGTCAACCTCTGCCACGCCAGCCACGCCAATGCGCAATTGTCCGTCTTGCAATTGCGGCAGCATCAACACCTTTCATCGCATTGTCGGCGGCATGGACACCGAGGTGAATGAGTATCCTTGGATGGCAATGCTGATGCGCCGTGGCGACTTTTATTGCGGTGGCGCACTGATCAACGATCAGTACGTGCTAACGGCAGCGCATTGTGTGCGTGGTTTCAATAAGCGTCAGATCTCCGTGCGTCTATTGTCGCACAATCGCACGGACGGCCGTGTGAGTACGATCGATCGCCAGCTCGATAAGATTATGGTGCACGACGGTTACAGTACACGCAATTTAGATAATGATATTGCACTGTTACGTTTCACCGAACCAGTAGAGTTGCGTGATCCTTTGCGACCCGTATGCCTTGCGGAGGCTGGTAATACCTACGATGGTGAGCTGGCTGTGGTCACCGGCTGGGGTGCCGTCAAGGAGGGCGGCTTCATAGCTGATCGCCTGCAG GAGGTGCAAGTACCCGTTATGTCACAGGAGACCTGTCGCAAGAGTAAATATGGCTCTGACCGCATTACGGATAATATGCTTTGCGCTGGTTATCCTGAAGGCGGCAAGGATTCGTGCCAGGGTGATAGCGGTGGTCCCTTACATATCCCCAATAATGCGACGAAGGCCTATCAGTTGGCTGGTGTTGTGTCTTGGGGAGAGGGCTGTGCACGACCCAATGCACCGGGTGTTTATACGCGTGTTACTCAGTATTTGGATTGGATTGAAACGCGTACTGGTGATTCATGCAAATGTGTGGCGGGTAGTGAGGCTGCTGAGAGTGAGAGTAGCAGCACAACACAAGCTGCAGAAATAGCAAATAGTGAGTCAAGTACACAGAGTGTTGTAGATACCACGTCAACTACGGCAGCAAGTGAGAGCAGTAACAACCAAGAGGGCTCTGCATTGTAA
- the LOC105230800 gene encoding trypsin-1 has protein sequence MYLIMFKKNIICSLLLAGAIIAFTCPTVTQATYEVNLLRLRSEPAALLRQSQNTFIQWVLSLLPNRPNIFGVPASTTTTSPDGLTSTTELPPAPQPATATPATVSSTSTTLEPTTPAPPSTTAVPTTSSTAAPSTTPAPPPIVLNPPRNCTECVCGIANTQKRIVGGQETEVHQYPWMAMLLYGGRFYCAASLINDQFLITASHCVYGFRKERISVRLLEHDRKMSHFQKIDRNVANITTHPKYNARTYDNDIAIIQLDKPVEMTELLHPVCMPTPGKSFKGETAIVTGWGAIKVGGPTADTLQEVQVPIMSQEDCRKSRYGATRITDNMLCAGFDEGKKDSCQGDSGGPLHVVAPGTREHQIAGVVSWGEGCAKAGFPGVYARVNRYGTWIKTVTRNACLCHSETKKIKKF, from the exons atgtatttaataatgtttaagaaaaatatcATTTGCAGCCTGCTATTAGCAGGCGCCATTATCGCCTTCACATGTCCTACAGTCACACAGGCCACCTATGAGGTGAATCTCTTGCGTTTGCGTAGTGAACCTGCCGCGCTATTGCGTCAATCACAGAATACCTTCATACAATGGGTGCTCTCGCTGCTACCCAATCGTCCAAATATATTCGGTGTGCCGGCTAGTACGACCACAACATCGCCTGATGGTTTGACCAGCACCACAGAACTGCCACCGGCACCGCAACCAGCCACCGCTACACCAGCAACCGTATCGAGCACCAGCACAACGTTGGAGCCCACAACACCAGCACCGCCGAGCACAACGGCAGTACCGACCACCAGCAGTACGGCAGCGCCAAGCACAACACCCGCACCACCGCCGATCGTACTCAATCCGCCACGGAATTGCACGGAGTGCGTTTGCGGCATAGCCAATACACAGAAGCGTATTGTCGGCGGTCAAGAGACGGAGGTGCATCAGTATCCTTGGATGGCTATGCTGCTGTATGGTGGTCGCTTCTATTGCGCCGCTTCGCTCATCAACGATCAATTCCTTATTACCGCTTCGCATTGCGTGTATGGCTTCCGCAAGGAGCGCATTAGCGTACGCCTGCTGGAGCATGATCGTAAGATGTCGCATTTTCAGAAGATCGATCGCAATGTCGCCAATATTACCACTCATCCGAAATATAATGCACGTACATATGATAATGATATTGCCATCATACAATTGGATAAACCGGTGGAGATGACTGAACTCTTGCACCCGGTTTGCATGCCTACGCCTGGCAAGTCCTTCAAGGGTGAAACTGCTATTGTGACGGGTTGGGGTGCTATTAAAGTAGGTGGACCTACCGCTGATACATTGCAG GAAGTACAAGTACCCATCATGTCGCAGGAGGATTGCCGCAAATCGCGCTACGGCGCCACGCGGATCACAGACAATATGCTGTGCGCCGGTTTTGATGAAGGCAAGAAGGACTCCTGCCAAGGTGATAGCGGCGGACCTCTGCATGTCGTCGCACCCGGCACGAGAGAACATCAAATTGCTGGCGTAGTATCGTGGGGTGAAGGTTGTGCCAAAGCCGGATTCCCTGGCGTCTATGCACGCGTCAATCGCTATGGCACATGGATTAAGACCGTCACAAGAAATGCTTGCCTTTGTCATTCGGAAACCAAGAagataaagaaattttaa